The Paenibacillus sp. FSL R7-0204 genome includes a region encoding these proteins:
- a CDS encoding SDR family oxidoreductase encodes MSHHNKIAIVTGGAGGIGRCITGELLKAGAVVACIDTDSAAGRWLEERYGTERLFFYAGDIAQQSVLDDFTAQVISRYGRVDFLINNACISRKGLQSECSYEDFEYVQRIGVTAPYYLTLRLKPYFAQGASIVNISSSRERMSQPDTESYTAAKGGIGALTHALSVSLAGKARVNAVSPGWIDTTAYHGTEESAEPVHTEPDRLQHPAGRVGTPADIAAMVLFLCSEAAGFITGENITIDGGMSKQMIYHGDGGWTYHPGGQL; translated from the coding sequence ATGAGCCATCATAATAAAATAGCGATCGTCACCGGCGGGGCGGGCGGAATCGGGCGCTGCATCACCGGGGAATTACTGAAGGCCGGAGCAGTGGTTGCCTGCATCGATACGGATTCAGCCGCCGGGCGCTGGCTGGAGGAGCGGTATGGCACAGAGCGGCTGTTCTTCTATGCGGGCGATATTGCGCAGCAGTCCGTGCTGGATGATTTCACCGCACAGGTAATCAGCCGCTACGGACGGGTGGATTTCCTGATTAACAATGCCTGTATCAGCCGTAAAGGGCTGCAGTCCGAGTGCAGCTATGAGGATTTCGAGTATGTGCAGCGGATCGGAGTGACAGCGCCATATTATCTGACGCTGCGGCTTAAGCCGTATTTTGCTCAAGGAGCTTCTATTGTGAATATCTCCTCCAGCCGGGAGCGGATGTCGCAGCCGGATACCGAGAGTTATACTGCGGCCAAAGGCGGAATCGGTGCATTGACCCACGCCCTTAGTGTAAGTCTGGCCGGTAAGGCCAGGGTTAATGCCGTCAGCCCGGGCTGGATTGATACCACCGCTTATCACGGTACAGAGGAATCGGCGGAGCCGGTTCATACAGAGCCTGACCGGCTGCAGCATCCTGCGGGACGGGTCGGAACTCCGGCGGATATCGCGGCCATGGTGCTGTTCCTGTGCAGTGAGGCTGCGGGATTCATAACGGGCGAGAATATTACAATCGATGGCGGGATGAGCAAGCAGATGATTTACCACGGAGACGGGGGCTGGACCTACCACCCAGGAGGGCAATTATGA